One genomic segment of Hordeum vulgare subsp. vulgare chromosome 2H, MorexV3_pseudomolecules_assembly, whole genome shotgun sequence includes these proteins:
- the LOC123428670 gene encoding uncharacterized protein LOC123428670 produces MGVGATKGPSEESGTSTMSDLGEVFHSAEDDSRMDAEEEAVRKREAVRSYWAEVKKDDKALSRFALGYLEHKIFSWSVHDIFNKNLLRQQLCGHSLQVKSIPDTFTSKITYLNSFTCPLIEEVHADVFSALDDYAQSNFIKIIWVEKLDDEKSIFCFEVAEPAKDPKSRETYSPKGGDIIVVSLRKPQHVSDLIQNKASYVLGSVLKCGDKDGDFPPNCCIVRFSAAIPIEVDPETKLPVAPSFAVFLINMKTYNRIWKCLRMEVENQNRSSSTGIVDLVWQYKRRVCQMFTFKIKFRSFLIAYYAWHQHIVLDDSLSCYQISQYIARRSIDGLGVEKFSLNDSQLNAVADCVSVMENHSPSLKLIWGPPGTGKTKTISTILWAMLAKGLKTLTCAPTNTAVLEVASRIVRLVGESSDGSACFLNDIVLFGNKERMKIDDSNDLSMVFLDSRAERLLPCFVPHTGWRQCLCSLIDLIENPVAKYKLHIQDIVEKMKMEKETPEKDGDKPLPRKDMNSLPLRYPLRSNPNSKDHLVAPLSVFRKITHNRPEAEKGECHKEGWDDSETMMEALRTLPFKDYLKHNYNKLSKDLCYCINILYNDHPRSSETGQSFQCMLEVLELIKILHALINCDKNTDDICSDDLLEGKVEEDCNPVSWPQQLACVQTNRCNKSRFKLARSLCVQELRYLRKNLELPNYYSTRQIQLYLLQRTKCILCTVSSSFRLYGVPMDNSPSDTGRLLKKPEKPNLLDLLIVDEAAQLKECETLIPLLLPGIKQAVFIGDEYQLPALVKSKISDNAKFGRSVFERLSMLGYSKHLLNVQYRMHPEISKFPLVTFYDGKISDGPNVTTESYEKRFLASKIFGSYSFINVDGGHETTEKHGRSLKNTIEAAAVSRIVQRLFKESFSTGIKISVGVVSPYNAQVRAIHEKLGKSYNMHEGFSVKVKSVDGFQGAEEDIIIISTVRSNKAGSVGFLTNMQRTNVALTRAKHCLWIVGNGTTLSNSKSVWQNIVKDAQDRGCYFDAHEDKDLSNAVIKAVIELDDADNLVKMDSLHISKPRFQQSRPKYRSRDIRN; encoded by the exons CTATGTGGACATTCATTGCAGGTCAAGAGCATACCGGATACCTTCACGTCAAAAATCACTTATTTGAACTCATTCACATGCCCTCTAATTGAAGAAGTACATGCTGATGTATTTTCAGCATTGGATGATTATGCTCAGTCGaactttataaaaataatctgggTGGAGAAGCTTGATGATGAGAAATCAATATTCTGTTTTGAGGTTGCGGAGCCAGCAAAGGATCCTAAGTCAAGGGAGACATACAGTCCCAAAGGAGGGGACATAATAGTTGTTTCCTTGCGGAAACCGCAGCATGTGTCTGATTTGATACAAAATAAGGCATCTTATGTTTTAGGTTCAGTTCTAAAATGTGGAGACAAAGATGGAGATTTCCCACCCAATTGTTGCATTGTTCGGTTTTCAGCTGCTATTCCAATTGAAGTAGATCCAGAAACAAAATTGCCTGTGGCGCCATCGTTTGCTGTGTTTCTCATAAATATGAAGACATACAATCGGATCTGGAAGTGCCTTCGTATGGAAGTAGAAAATCAGAACAGAAGCAGTAGTACTGGCATCGTTGATCTGGTGTGGCAATACAAGCGAAGGGTATGCCAGATGTTTACATTTAAAATTAAGTTTAGGTCCTTTTTGATAGCTTACTATGCCTGGcatcaacatata GTACTGGATGATAGCTTGTCATGCTACCAGATATCTCAGTACATCGCTCGGAGATCAATTGATGGTCTTGGCGTTGAGAAGTTCAGCCTGAATGATTCACAGCTGAATGCAGTAGCAGACTGTGTCTCTGTAATGGAGAACCACTCGCCTTCCCTAAAACTCATATGGGGCCCCCCTGGGACAGGTAAAACTAAAACGATCAGCACTATCCTGTGGGCAATGCTCGCCAAGGGCCTAAAGACACTTACCTGTGCACCAACCAATACTGCTGTACTGGAAGTTGCATCGCGGATTGTCAGGCTTGTTGGAGAGTCTTCAGATGGCAGCGCTTGCTTTCTGAATGACATTGTCCTGTTTGGAAATAAAGAGAGGATGAAAATAGATGATAGTAATGATCTTTCCATGGTATTCCTTGACTCGCGTGCAGAGCGGTTGTTGCCATGTTTTGTACCACACACTGGTTGGAGGCAATGCTTGTGCTCACTGATAGATCTTATTGAGAATCCTGTGGCCAAGTACAAATTGCACATTCAGGATATTgttgagaagatgaagatggAAAAGGAGACGCCTGAAAAGGATGGGGACAAACCCCTCCCGCGCAAGGACATGAATTCTTTGCCCTTAAGGTATCCTTTACGATCCAATCCGAACTCCAAAGATCATCTTGTCGCACCTCTCTCGGTGTTCCGCAAGATAACCCATAACAGGCCTGAGGCTGAGAAAGGAGAGTGCCATAAGGAAGGATGGGATGACTCTGAAACTATGATGGAAGCATTAAGAACACTGCCattcaaggattatttgaagcatAATTACAACAAACTTTCTAAGGATTTGTGCTATTGCATCAATATACTATATAATGATCATCCAAGAAGTTCAGAAACAGGACAGAGCTTTCAGTGTATGTTGGAAGTGCTTGAATTGATAAAAATTCTCCATGCTTTGATAAATTGTGACAAGAATACTGATGATATATGCTCAGATGATCTTCTTGAGGGCAAGGTAGAAGAGGACTGTAACCCTGTGTCCTGGCCTCAGCAGTTAGCCTGTGTGCAGACTAACAGATGCAATAAATCCAGGTTTAAACTGGCTAGATCACTCTGTGTGCAAGAATTAAGATATCTTCGCAAAAACTTAGAGCTTCCAAATTATTACAGCACGAGGCAAATTCAACTGTATCTGCTGCAGAGAACGAAATGCATTCTCTGTACAGTTTCCAGCTCTTTCCGGTTGTATGGTGTGCCCATGGACAATTCTCCTTCTGATACCGGCAGATTGCTCAAGAAGCCTGAAAAGCCAAATCTTCTGGACTTGCTGATTGTTGACGAGGCTGCACAGCTTAAAGAGTGTGAGACCTTAATTCCCTTGCTGCTGCCTGGCATAAAGCAGGCTgtttttatcggagatgaatatcAGTTACCTGCTTTGGTGAAAAGCAAA ATATCTGACAATGCTAAATTCGGGCGAAGTGTTTTTGAGAGGTTAAGTATGCTGGGATACAGTAAGCACCTTCTCAATGTGCAATACAGGATGCATCCAGAAATAAGCAAATTTCCACTTGTTACATTTTACGATGGCAAGATATCTGACGGTCCTAATGTCACTACTGAGAGCTATGAAAAGAGGTTTTTAGCAAGCAAAATCTTTGGGTCATACTCATTCATAAATGTAGATGGAGGACATGAAACAACTGAGAAGCATGGGCGTAGCCTGAAAAACACAATTGAAGCTGCTGCAGTATCACGGATAGTGCAGAGGTTGTTTAAAG AGTCATTCTCTACGGGAATCAAAATCTCTGTTGGTGTTGTGTCCCCATATAATGCTCAAGTTAGAGCAATTCATGAAAAACTTGGGAAATCCTACAATATGCATGAAGGTTTCTCTGTGAAAGTGAAATCCGTGGATGGTTTCCAAGGTGCAGAGGAGGACATCATTATCATATCAACAGTGAGGAGCAATAAAGCTGGTTCTGTTGGATTTCTCACGAACATGCAGAGGACCAATGTGGCTCTGACAAGGGCTAA GCACTGTTTATGGATAGTAGGAAATGGGACGACTTTGTCCAACAGCAAGTCTGTTTGGCAGAACATAGTCAAAGATGCACAAGACCGAGGTTGCTATTTTGATGCTCATGAAGACAAAGATCTTTCAAATGCAGTAATCAAGGCCGTCATTGAGCTTGACGATGCTGATAATCTAGTGAAAATGGACTCGCTGCATATAAGCAAGCCAAGGTTTCAG CAATCAAGGCCCAAATACCGTTCACGAGATATCAGGAACTGA